In Cicer arietinum cultivar CDC Frontier isolate Library 1 chromosome 7, Cicar.CDCFrontier_v2.0, whole genome shotgun sequence, a single window of DNA contains:
- the LOC101513738 gene encoding uncharacterized protein isoform X1 produces MSMVDIVEEDKSEKVEIVLKTIGPSPPSRLLVPPSIKVRDLRRLIASNGHLPIDNLSLILRGTALCDIKNGDDVRIQLNHGDCLIVAVKPKPPVKDGHDNEDDDEDLKFQLPHTSSRWKKKLYSFLHDNLKLPDILLMVIFTLSLKAWVLIIMWFVLAPVAHRWDLGPLYILATGFCLILFNLGKRKAGDTSAYSIFNEDFRELPGTLNADRFDRDIRAGQF; encoded by the exons ATGAGCATGGTTGACATTGTGGAGGAAGACAAATCGGAGAAGGTCGAAATCGTCCTCAAAACTATCGGTCCATCTCCACCCTCTCGCCTTCTCGTTCCCCCTTCCATCAag GTGCGTGATTTGAGAAGATTAATTGCAAGTAATGGTCATTTACCTATTGACAACTTGAGTCTTATTCTGCGGGGAACTGCATTATGTGACATAAAAAATGGAGATGATGTGCGCATACAACTCAATCACGGAG aTTGCTTGATTGTTGCTGTCAAACCAAAGCCACCGGTGAAGGATGGGCATGACAACGAGGATGACGATGAAGATTTg AAGTTTCAGCTTCCCCACACATCAAGTCGGTGGAAAAAGAAGCTATACTCTTTTCTACATGATAACTTGAAGCTTCCAG ATATCCTTTTGATGGTAATTTTCACTCTGAGCCTGAAGGCATGGGTTCTCATAATTATGTGGTTTGTCCTGGCCCCTGTTGCCCATAGATGGGATCTCGGACCTTTGTAT ATACTTGCAACTGGCTTTTGTCTCATCCTCTTCAATCTTGGAAAGCGCAAAGCTGGTGACACCAG TGCGTACTCTATCTTCAATGAAGACTTTAGAGAGCTTCCGGGGACGCTCAATGCAGATCGGTTTGATAGAGATATAAGAGCGGGACAGTTTTGA
- the LOC101513738 gene encoding uncharacterized protein isoform X2, whose amino-acid sequence MSMVDIVEEDKSEKVEIVLKTIGPSPPSRLLVPPSIKVRDLRRLIASNGHLPIDNLSLILRGTALCDIKNGDDVRIQLNHGDCLIVAVKPKPPVKDGHDNEDDDEDLKFQLPHTSSRWKKKLYSFLHDNLKLPDILLMVIFTLSLKAWVLIIMWFVLAPVAHRWDLGPLYLQLAFVSSSSILESAKLVTPVRTLSSMKTLESFRGRSMQIGLIEI is encoded by the exons ATGAGCATGGTTGACATTGTGGAGGAAGACAAATCGGAGAAGGTCGAAATCGTCCTCAAAACTATCGGTCCATCTCCACCCTCTCGCCTTCTCGTTCCCCCTTCCATCAag GTGCGTGATTTGAGAAGATTAATTGCAAGTAATGGTCATTTACCTATTGACAACTTGAGTCTTATTCTGCGGGGAACTGCATTATGTGACATAAAAAATGGAGATGATGTGCGCATACAACTCAATCACGGAG aTTGCTTGATTGTTGCTGTCAAACCAAAGCCACCGGTGAAGGATGGGCATGACAACGAGGATGACGATGAAGATTTg AAGTTTCAGCTTCCCCACACATCAAGTCGGTGGAAAAAGAAGCTATACTCTTTTCTACATGATAACTTGAAGCTTCCAG ATATCCTTTTGATGGTAATTTTCACTCTGAGCCTGAAGGCATGGGTTCTCATAATTATGTGGTTTGTCCTGGCCCCTGTTGCCCATAGATGGGATCTCGGACCTTT ATACTTGCAACTGGCTTTTGTCTCATCCTCTTCAATCTTGGAAAGCGCAAAGCTGGTGACACCAG TGCGTACTCTATCTTCAATGAAGACTTTAGAGAGCTTCCGGGGACGCTCAATGCAGATCGGTTTGATAGAGATATAA
- the NAC58 gene encoding NAC domain-containing protein 71 produces MGEALLPPGFRFHPTDEELVGYYLKRKVEGLEIELQVIPVINFYKFDPWELPEKSFLPKGDSEWFFYCPRDRKHPNGSRTNRATKAGYWKVTGKERKVVSQCTSSTITGSRKTLVFYLGRAPLGDRTNWIMHEYRLTDDLVQHSSFLKGGLALCRVIKKNEKSKRAATSLVNRNEISMRFSSEPFCKSGDVSSQASHLNNESGYSSPVTSPQNVAPIAEFNHVSKETNPSNFWISSDMILDSSKEFTQVKDVVSQYFPRCDSPRQSEHTTISPSLSYSNFNSEIEFVYNPSQIGYMSPYSNQVNLMDNYGNWNVPYEGYDKLNLVSYQEPF; encoded by the exons ATGGGAGAAGCATTATTGCCACCAGGTTTTCGTTTCCATCCAACTGATGAAGAACTAGTAGGATACTACCTTAAAAGAAAAGTGGAAGGACTTGAAATTGAGCTTCAAGTTATTCcagtaattaatttttacaaatttgatCCATGGGAGTTGCCTG AGAAATCATTTTTGCCAAAAGGAGATTCAGAATGGTTTTTTTATTGCCCGCGCGATCGAAAGCACCCAAATGGATCAAGAACAAATAGAGCTACCAAAGCTGGCTACTGGAAAGTCACTGGAAAAGAGAGAAAGGTGGTGTCCCAATGTACTTCATCCACTATCACTGGTAGCCGCAAAACACTTGTTTTCTATCTTGGTAGGGCGCCTTTAGGCGATAGAACTAACTGGATCATGCATGAGTATCGCCTCACCGATGATTTAGTTCAACACTCCTCATTTTTGAAG GGTGGTTTGGCTTTGTGCCGAGTTATTAAAAAGAATGAGAAGAGCAAGAGGGCTGCAACAAGTTTGGTTAATAGAAATGAGATCTCAATGAGATTCTCAAGTGAGCCCTTTTGCAAATCTGGTGATGTTTCTTCTCAAGCAAGTCACCTGAATAATGAGAGTGGATATTCAAGTCCTGTTACTTCTCCACAAAATGTGGCTCCAATTGCTGAGTTTAACCATGTTTCCAAAGAAACTAATCCTTCAAACTTCTGGATCTCCTCTGATATGATTCTTGATTCTTCAAag GAGTTTACTCAAGTAAAAGATGTAGTGTCTCAATATTTTCCTAGGTGTGATTCACCAAGGCAATCAGAACATACAACAATTTCACCTAGTTTATCTTACTCAAATTTCAACAGTGAAATTGAATTTGTTTATAATCCAAGTCAAATTGGCTACATGTCACCTTACTCAAATCAAGTGAATTTAATGGACAATTATGGAAATTGGAATGTTCCTTATGAGGGTTACGATAAACTTAATTTAGTCTCATATCAAGAGCCTTTCTAA
- the LOC101514627 gene encoding uncharacterized protein, which translates to MASCIPNSVSFQGWKTSPYCLFGWNIGRKRVDDKPQTKYHDIDLTFSTSLLDKTFLKGKELKCCYRATIDGFSATDFHQYCDFKGPCVIIGYTNKSFKFGAFNPEGYRSTDDYYDTFDPFLFYWTENKTEPIILPKVGGSGAALFDYARGGPQFGADGLLIGPPLAPVMGGFAGPDTNSGVGDLTQAKSRLGLSYAKREDGKESIFGDESRATIQEVEVFCSPKIASLY; encoded by the exons ATGGCATCTTGTATCCCAAATTCTGTGTCATTCCAAGGATGGAAGACAAGCCCATATTGCTTATTCGGTTGGAACATAGGCAGAAAAAGAGTTGATGACAAACCTCAGACAAAATACCATGATATTGATCTCACTTTCTCAACTTCTCTTCTTGACAAAACATTTTTGAAAG GTAAGGAACTGAAATGCTGCTACCGAGCAACTATTGATGGATTTAGTGCAACAGATTTCCACCAATATTGTGACTTTAAAGGACCATGTGTAATAATAGGATATACAAACAAGTCTTTCAAGTTTGGTGCATTTAATCCTGAAGGATACAGAAGCACAGATGATTACTATGATACATTTGATCCCTTTCTATTTTATTGGACAGAAAATAAAACCGAACCCATTATTTTGCCCAAAGTAGGTGGAAGTGGTGCAGCTCTGTTTGATTATGCTCGTGGTGGGCCACAATTTGGGGCAGATGGGCTTCTTATTGGGCCCCCATTAGCACCAGTTATGGGTGGATTTGCTGGGCCTGATACTAATTCTGGTGTTGGTGACTTAACACAAGCTAAGTCTAGATTGGGATTGTCTTATGCCAAAAGAGAGGATGGAAAGGAATCTATTTTTGGTGATGAGTCTAGAGCAACTATTCAGGAAGTAGAAGTGTTTTGTAGCCCCAAAATTGCAAGCTTATACTAG
- the LOC101515278 gene encoding LOW QUALITY PROTEIN: aluminum-activated malate transporter 12-like (The sequence of the model RefSeq protein was modified relative to this genomic sequence to represent the inferred CDS: deleted 1 base in 1 codon) — protein MVPKVHADPSKFGNDSDKNIIENWKKRMHVYGERLKRFPCLVWNVGRDDPRKLIHAFKVGLSLTLVSLLYILEPLFEGVGQNAIWAVMTVVVVFEFTAGATLCKGLNRGLGTLLAGILAFFLDYVANESGQIFQAVFIASAVFIIGSATTYIRFIPHIKKNYDYGVLIFFLLTFNLLTVSSYRVDQVFKMAHDRFYTIAIGCAVCLMMSLLVFPNWSGEELHHSIAFKLEGLAKSIEVCVNEYFYGEIEASSDIKSSEDPIYKGYKAVLDSKSVDETLALHASWEPKHSRHCHKFPSQQYVKVGIVLRQFGYTVVALHGCLRTEIQTPRSVRVLLKDPCIRLAAEVSKVLTELANSIRTRRHCSPEVLSDNLQQALQDLNTSIKSQPRLFLGSNDIHSNMLATIAGTEQQQQTKHGKSSLPTVKTDSSALLDWKTKTVSEPERKVLRKQMSKIAITSLEFSEALPLAAFSSLLVETVAKLDLIIDEVEELGRLACFKQYRDGDEFCVSCEKPKSDVLEKRLTSDGGE, from the exons ATGGTTCCAAAAGTTCATGCTGATCCTTCAAAATTTGGGAATGATAGTGACAAAAACATTATCGAGAATTGGAAGAAACGTATGCATGTTTATGGTGAGAGGCTTAAAAGGTTTCCTTGTTTAGTTTGGAATGTTGGACGTGATGACCCAAGAAAGTTGATCCATGCATTCAAAGTTGGTTTATCTCTTACTCTTGTATCATTGCTTTACATTCTGGAGCCACTCTTTGAAGGGGTTGGTCAGAATGCTATTTGGGCCGTCATGACCGTCGTCGTGGTTTTCGAGTTCACCGCAG GGGCAACTTTATGCAAAGGGCTTAATAGAGGATTAGGGACACTATTAGCAGGAATATTAGCATTTTTTCTTGATTATGTTGCAAATGAATCTGGTCAGATCTTTCAAGCTGTTTTCATTGCATCTGCAGTTTTTATcatag GATCTGCAACCACTTATATAAGGTTCATTCCACATATAAAGAAGAATTATGATTATGGTGtgcttatattt tttctcttgaCATTCAACTTGTTAACCGTTTCGAGTTACCGGGTTGATCAAGTCTTTAAGATGGCACATGACAGATTCTACACCATAGCCATAGGTTGTGCTGTTTGTCTTATGATGAGTCTTTTGGTATTTCCAAATTGGTCAGGGGAAGAGCTTCATCATTCCATAGCTTTCAAACTTGAAGGCCTAGCCAAATCTATAGAAG TTTGTGTCAATGAATATTTTTATGGAGAAATTGAAGCTTCTAGTGATATTAAATCTTCTGAAGATCCAATATACAAAGGTTATAAGGCAGTTTTGGATTCAAAATCCGTTGATGAAACATTG GCATTACATGCAAGTTGGGAGCCAAAACATTCTAGACACTGTCACAAATTTCCATCGCAGCAGTATGTAAAAGTTGGAATTGTTCTTCGTCAATTTGGGTATACAGTGGTAGCTCTACATGGCTGTTTGAGAACAGAAATTCAG aCACCAAGATCCGTTAGAGTCCTATTAAAGGACCCATGCATAAGACTAGCAGCAGAGGTATCAAAAGTTTTGACAGAACTTGCAAACAGCATAAGAACTCGACGCCATTGCTCTCCCGAAGTCCTCTCCGATAATCTTCAACAAGCACTACAAGACCTAAACACTTCCATAAAATCTCAGCCACGTCTCTTCTTAGGCTCAAACGACATCCACTCCAACATGCTCGCCACCATAGCAGGAacagaacaacaacaacaaacaaaacATGGAAAAAGCTCACTCCCAACTGTTAAAACAGATTCTTCAGCTTTGTTAGATTGGAAAACCAAAACGGTATCTGAACCAGAACGTAAAGTGTTGCGAAAACAGATGAGTAAAATAGCTATAACTAGTCTTGAGTTTTCTGAGGCATTGCCTTTAGCTGCTTTTTCTTCTTTGCTTGTGGAAACAGTGGCGAAACTTGACTTGATAATTGATGAAGTTGAAGAGCTTGGGAGGTTGGCATGTTTCAAACAATATAGAGATGGTGATGAGTTTTGTGTTAGTTGTGAGAAACCAAAAAGTGATGTGTTGGAGAAACGTTTAACTTCTGATGGAGGAGAATGA
- the LOC101514958 gene encoding MND1-interacting protein 1, which yields MGCTVREKHIRANRRTRSLKPEPDSSDNKDAISKSIAESGLKPFKYNISLADSSSKNPFPLPCPNPNADESGWGYCTEEQLEEILLKNLELVYSEAVSKIVALGYDEDAALKAILRNGHCYGGMDVLTNILHNSLAYLNSNGSVVGVGVSVGVGVGVGDGVGNSDNLDESEPVFADLRQLEEYSLAGMVCLLQQVRPNLSKGDAMWCLLMSDLHVGRASSMEIPVPGGSGSPPAPLPVSVEPGSNSGGVMAPPLCRFHGGWGFGNGGSLDYSVNGAFSCGTDLKSQLQRDIEFPKRLDLSPQLKALLKRNVAMFTAGFRANTKQLQTQAKGAFPVRSAVPNSDSPVVSGAEVTVDQCGHSQILDNQDAVNSVLNKFRDLNLDENLEFVAEDQKDEVIVTLFHQIKDLEKQAKERKEWAHLKAMQAARKLSSDLTELKTLRMDREETQKLKKGKQALEDTTMKRLSEMENALRKASGQVDRANAAVRRLETENAEIRAEMEASKLSASESVTACLEVAKREKKCLKKLLAWEKQKAKLQKEISGEKEKILEAQEASAQNTQRQKESEVKWKDELKAQEEALALVEEERRAKEAAESNNKRRFEALRLKIEIDFQRHKDDLRRLEHDLSRLKVSAQSAELHHRSITLPKSDFEAAKPQRESIAKLLLELDNLEDFSEKEVNSNRECIICMKDEVSIVFLPCAHQVMCASCSDEYGKKGKAACPCCRVQIQQRIRVFGACS from the exons ATGGGTTGCACGGTGAGAGAAAAACACATCAGAGCTAATCGGAGAACCCGATCGTTGAAACCCGAACCCGATTCTTCGGATAACAAAGACGCAATATCCAAATCCATTGCGGAGTCTGGTCTCAAACCCTTCAAATACAATATATCTCTCGCCGATTCGTCTTCCAAGAATCCTTTTCCTCTTCCCTGTCCAAACCCTAATGCTGATGAATCTGGTTGGGGTTACTGCACCGAGGAACAGTTGGAAGAGATCCTCTTGAAAAACTTGGAATTAGTTTACAGCGAAGCTGTTTCGAAGATTGTTGCTTTGGGTTACGATGAAGATGCTGCCTTGAAGGCCATTTTGAGAAATGGTCATTGTTATGGTGGTATGGATGTTTTGACTAATATCTTGCATAATTCTTTAGCGTATTTGAATAGCAATGGTAGTGTTGTCGGTGTTGGTGTTAGTGTAGGTGTCGGTGTTGGTGTTGGTGATGGGGTTGGTAATAGTGATAATTTGGATGAGTCTGAGCCGGTTTTCGCCGACTTGAGGCAGTTAGAGGAGTACTCTTTAGCTGGTATGGTTTGTTTGTTGCAACAGGTTAGGCCTAATTTGAGTAAAGGTGATGCAATGTGGTGTTTGCTTATGAGTGATCTTCATGTAGGAAGAGCTAGTTCTATGGAGATTCCTGTGCCTGGTGGGAGCGGGAGTCCCCCTGCTCCATTGCCTGTTTCTGTTGAGCCCGGTAGCAATTCAGGTGGCGTTATGGCTCCTCCCTTGTGTAGGTTTCATGGGGGTTGGGGATTTGGAAATGGGGGAAGCTTGGATTATTCGGTGAATGGGGCCTTTTCGTGCGGTACGGATTTGAAATCGCAGTTGCAAAGAGATATTGAATTTCCAAAGAGGTTGGATCTTTCTCCCCAGTTGAAGGCTTTGTTGAAGAGAAATGTTGCCATGTTTACTGCTGGTTTTAGAGCAAACACCAAACAACTGCAGACGCAGGCGAAGGGTGCCTTTCCTGTCCGTAGTGCCGTGCCTAATTCGGATTCCCCGGTTGTATCTGGAGCTGAAGTCACGGTTGATCAGTGTGGACATTCTCAGATTCTTGATAACCAAGATGCTGTGAACTCGGTGCTGAATAAATTCCGTGACTTGAATCTTGATGAGAATTTGGAGTTTGTGGCAGAGGATCAGAAGGATGAGGTGATCGTAACTTTATTTCATCAGATTAAGGATTTGGAGAAGCAGGCCAAGGAGAGAAAAGAATGGGCTCATCTAAAAGCGATGCAAGCTGCGAGGAAGCTAAGCAGTGATTTGACTGAGCTCAAAACGTTAAGGATGGATAGAGAGGAGACTCAAAAATTGAAGAAAGGGAAACAGGCACTTGAGGACACAACCATGAAGCGACTCTCAGAGATGGAGAATGCTTTGAGAAAGGCTAGTGGTCAAGTGGACCGTGCAAATGCAGCTGTGAGAAGACTAGAGACCGAGAATGCAGAAATCAGAGCAGAGATGGAGGCTTCGAAATTAAGTGCATCAGAATCAGTGACAGCTTGCTTAGAAGTTGCAAAAAGGGAGAAGAAATGCTTGAAGAAACTTCTAGCTTGGGAAAAACAGAAAGCTAAGCTACAGAAGGAGATTTCCGGTGAGAAAGAGAAGATATTAGAGGCACAAGAAGCGTCGGCTCAGAATACACAGCGTCAAAAAGAATCTGAG GTTAAATGGAAGGATGAATTGAAGGCTCAAGAGGAAGCTTTGGCACTAGTTGAGGAGGAGCGCCGTGCCAAGGAAGCAGCCGAGTCAAATAATAAGAGGAGGTTTGAGGCTCTGCGTCTGAAGATAGAGATAGATTTCCAGCGCCACAAGGATGATCTACGTAGACTTGAGCACGACCTTTCGCGCCTTAAAGTATCTGCGCAATCTGCTGAGTTGCATCACCGATCAATTACTTTACCTAAAAGTGACTTTGAGGCTGCAAAGCCTCAAAGAGAGTCAATTGCTAAGCTGCTTCTGGAATTGGATAATTTGGAAGACTTTTCAGAAAAAGAAGTTAATAGCAACAGAGAATGCATTATCTGTATGAAAGATGAAGTGTCCATTGTTTTCTTGCCGTGTGCTCATCAAGTCATGTGTGCTAGTTGCAGTGATGAGTATGGAAAAAAGGGTAAGGCTGCTTGTCCTTGCTGCCGAGTTCAAATCCAACAGAGAATCCGCGTATTCGGGGCATGTTCTTAA